The following are from one region of the Numenius arquata chromosome 23, bNumArq3.hap1.1, whole genome shotgun sequence genome:
- the CALCOCO2 gene encoding calcium-binding and coiled-coil domain-containing protein 2 isoform X1 encodes MGAELSKTSTMDDTSDEPPTSAVLLDNCHFSQVIFNNVEKFYVPGGDVICYYTLTQNIIPRGKDWVGVFRVGWKTTREYYTFMWAPLPSDAPSDTAVQQQIQFKAYYLPKDDEYYQFCYVDQDGVVRGASVPFQFRAETEDDILVVTTQGEVEEIELQNKNLHKENEELKASCASLEKQKMDLQEKLNKMQELQNSLESLKSNTEKLELELNSLKKENKHLKELDDCREAELHQLKEEIQNVTSDKERLETRLKSALDHMDQLQSQVLNYEKEVESLSFVNRDKTEELESLMEENRQLRAIGIQQQQNQDLMKELEEQKRLFQILQAKKNEADEENQKLREENELLRHLSQAGEVSSFSAVSQAQAPIPGPEAGGFLFGSPYSVAGANLGAGAADLASIRKCPMCDELFPEDIETRQYEAHVQSHLLECPVCSETFDKSNKQVFDDHVFCHNLAQF; translated from the exons ATGGGAGCTGAGCTCAGCAAG ACTTCCACAATGGATGACACCTCAGACGAGCCTCCCACTTCTGCTGTCCTCTTAGACAACTGCCACTTCTCCCAGGTCATCTTTAACAACGTGGAGAAGTTTTATGTTCCCGGAGGAGACGTAATCTGTTATTACACCCTCACACAGAACATCATTCCTCGCGGGAAGGACTGGGTCGGCGTCTTCCGG GTGGGATGGAAAACAACCCGGGAGTATTACACGTTTATGTGGGCTCCTCTGCCCAGTGATGCCCCCAGTGACACCGCTGTGCAACAACAGATCCAGTTCAAAG CTTATTACCTGCCGAAAGATGATGAATACTACCAGTTCTGCTACGTTGACCAGGATGGTGTGGTGCGGGGGGCCAGCGTGCCTTTCCAGTTCAGAGCAGAGACTGAGGACGATATCCTAGTGGTTACCACACAG GGAGAAGTGGAAGAGATcgaactgcaaaacaaaaatctgcATAAAGAAAATGAGGAGCTGAAAGCAAGCTGTGCAAGTCTCGAGAAACAAAAGATGGATCTGCAGGAAAAGCTCAACAAGATGCAg GAGCTGCAGAATAGTTTAGAGTCTCTAAAGAGCAACACAGAGAAActggagctggagctgaattccctgaaaaaggaaaataaacatctaAAAGAGCTGGATgactgcagagaagcagaactgcACCA ACTCAAAGAGGAAATTCAGAATGTGACCTCTGACAAGGAACGCCTGGAAACCAGACTGAAATCAGCCTTGGATCACATGGACCAGCTGCAG TCTCAAGTGTTGAATTATGAGAAAGAAGTGGAAAGCCTGTCTTTCGTGAACCGTGACAAGACAGAGGAGCTTGAAAGTTTGATGGAAGAGAATCGCCAGTTACGCGCGATTGGAATTCAACAG CAACAAAACCAGGACCTAATGAAAGAACTCGAGGAGCAGAAGCGTTTGTTTCAGATTCTGCAGGCAAAAAAGAATGAAGCTGATGAGGAAAATCAG AAACTGAGGGAAGAGAATGAACTGCTGAGGCATCTCTCGCAGGCTGGAGaggtttcttccttctctgctgtttCACAAGCTCAAGCTCCAATTCCGGGTCCAGAAGCAGGAGGCTTTCTGTTTGGAAGTCCATACAGTG tggcaGGAGCAAATCtgggggcaggagctgcagactTA GCTTCTATACGGAAATGCCCCATGTGCGATGAATTATTTCCCGAAGATATCGAAACACGTCAGTATGAGGCCCATGTGCAGAGCCATCTTCTGGAGTGCCCAGTCTGCAGTGAGACCTTTGACAAGTCCAATAAGCAGGTGTTTGATGACCATGTTTTTTGTCACAACCTGGCACAATTCTGA
- the CALCOCO2 gene encoding calcium-binding and coiled-coil domain-containing protein 2 isoform X2, whose translation MDDTSDEPPTSAVLLDNCHFSQVIFNNVEKFYVPGGDVICYYTLTQNIIPRGKDWVGVFRVGWKTTREYYTFMWAPLPSDAPSDTAVQQQIQFKAYYLPKDDEYYQFCYVDQDGVVRGASVPFQFRAETEDDILVVTTQGEVEEIELQNKNLHKENEELKASCASLEKQKMDLQEKLNKMQELQNSLESLKSNTEKLELELNSLKKENKHLKELDDCREAELHQLKEEIQNVTSDKERLETRLKSALDHMDQLQSQVLNYEKEVESLSFVNRDKTEELESLMEENRQLRAIGIQQQQNQDLMKELEEQKRLFQILQAKKNEADEENQKLREENELLRHLSQAGEVSSFSAVSQAQAPIPGPEAGGFLFGSPYSVAGANLGAGAADLASIRKCPMCDELFPEDIETRQYEAHVQSHLLECPVCSETFDKSNKQVFDDHVFCHNLAQF comes from the exons ATGGATGACACCTCAGACGAGCCTCCCACTTCTGCTGTCCTCTTAGACAACTGCCACTTCTCCCAGGTCATCTTTAACAACGTGGAGAAGTTTTATGTTCCCGGAGGAGACGTAATCTGTTATTACACCCTCACACAGAACATCATTCCTCGCGGGAAGGACTGGGTCGGCGTCTTCCGG GTGGGATGGAAAACAACCCGGGAGTATTACACGTTTATGTGGGCTCCTCTGCCCAGTGATGCCCCCAGTGACACCGCTGTGCAACAACAGATCCAGTTCAAAG CTTATTACCTGCCGAAAGATGATGAATACTACCAGTTCTGCTACGTTGACCAGGATGGTGTGGTGCGGGGGGCCAGCGTGCCTTTCCAGTTCAGAGCAGAGACTGAGGACGATATCCTAGTGGTTACCACACAG GGAGAAGTGGAAGAGATcgaactgcaaaacaaaaatctgcATAAAGAAAATGAGGAGCTGAAAGCAAGCTGTGCAAGTCTCGAGAAACAAAAGATGGATCTGCAGGAAAAGCTCAACAAGATGCAg GAGCTGCAGAATAGTTTAGAGTCTCTAAAGAGCAACACAGAGAAActggagctggagctgaattccctgaaaaaggaaaataaacatctaAAAGAGCTGGATgactgcagagaagcagaactgcACCA ACTCAAAGAGGAAATTCAGAATGTGACCTCTGACAAGGAACGCCTGGAAACCAGACTGAAATCAGCCTTGGATCACATGGACCAGCTGCAG TCTCAAGTGTTGAATTATGAGAAAGAAGTGGAAAGCCTGTCTTTCGTGAACCGTGACAAGACAGAGGAGCTTGAAAGTTTGATGGAAGAGAATCGCCAGTTACGCGCGATTGGAATTCAACAG CAACAAAACCAGGACCTAATGAAAGAACTCGAGGAGCAGAAGCGTTTGTTTCAGATTCTGCAGGCAAAAAAGAATGAAGCTGATGAGGAAAATCAG AAACTGAGGGAAGAGAATGAACTGCTGAGGCATCTCTCGCAGGCTGGAGaggtttcttccttctctgctgtttCACAAGCTCAAGCTCCAATTCCGGGTCCAGAAGCAGGAGGCTTTCTGTTTGGAAGTCCATACAGTG tggcaGGAGCAAATCtgggggcaggagctgcagactTA GCTTCTATACGGAAATGCCCCATGTGCGATGAATTATTTCCCGAAGATATCGAAACACGTCAGTATGAGGCCCATGTGCAGAGCCATCTTCTGGAGTGCCCAGTCTGCAGTGAGACCTTTGACAAGTCCAATAAGCAGGTGTTTGATGACCATGTTTTTTGTCACAACCTGGCACAATTCTGA